The following are encoded together in the Pectobacterium wasabiae CFBP 3304 genome:
- a CDS encoding CpaF family protein has product MLIRKNNLQKSEAGKSTPQPAPAANVAELKTRPAAENRTQPAANTSSGSAVPAARQTDNRTSQRRIIRAQLYDQIDAGKAAMMGRDKLLVQIETVIRRICDEQRLQLSRQEEEAIATEMLDEMTGIGPIQPLLSDDTVNDILVNGAGQVFVERFGKLELSPITFIDEEHVFNTAQRIAAAVGRRIDEASPMVDARLPDGSRVNVITYPLAIDGTTISIRKFMRRNLSLEMLAERRCMSYAMADVLNKAMQARVNVIVSGGTGAGKTTLLNALSQKIGSTDRIITIEDAAELQLQQEHVVRLETRPVSAEGTGRIDQRDLMRNALRMRPDRIILGEVRGGESFDMLQAMNTGHDGSLCTVHANTSRDAIQRLENMVMMANMQLPLMAIRRQIASAVHLIVQIERMRDGMRRVVSITEVCGMENEVIQLQDLFSFNIQGMDGQGLLTGEYVQHMQRPQFYSDKAHLFDAQ; this is encoded by the coding sequence ATGTTGATTCGCAAGAATAACCTGCAAAAAAGTGAAGCAGGAAAAAGCACACCTCAGCCTGCGCCTGCCGCTAATGTGGCGGAACTGAAAACGCGTCCGGCTGCGGAGAACCGCACGCAGCCAGCGGCGAATACGTCTTCAGGATCTGCTGTACCCGCAGCCCGCCAGACGGACAACCGGACTAGCCAACGCCGTATTATCCGCGCACAGCTCTACGATCAGATCGACGCCGGTAAAGCGGCGATGATGGGGCGTGACAAACTGCTGGTACAGATCGAAACGGTGATCCGCCGCATCTGTGATGAGCAGCGTTTGCAGCTTTCTCGACAGGAAGAGGAAGCCATCGCCACCGAAATGCTGGATGAGATGACGGGGATCGGGCCGATCCAGCCTCTGCTGTCGGATGACACGGTCAACGATATTCTGGTTAACGGGGCTGGTCAGGTGTTTGTCGAACGTTTTGGCAAGCTGGAGCTGTCGCCGATTACCTTCATTGATGAAGAGCACGTATTTAACACCGCGCAGCGTATTGCGGCGGCGGTCGGGCGGCGTATCGATGAAGCCAGCCCGATGGTGGATGCGCGTCTGCCGGACGGTAGCCGCGTTAACGTTATTACCTATCCGCTGGCGATCGACGGTACGACGATCTCGATCCGTAAGTTCATGCGCCGCAACCTGTCGCTGGAAATGCTGGCAGAGCGTCGCTGCATGTCCTATGCCATGGCGGATGTTCTGAACAAGGCCATGCAGGCACGCGTTAACGTGATCGTTTCTGGCGGTACGGGGGCAGGTAAAACCACCTTGCTGAATGCGCTATCGCAGAAGATCGGTAGCACCGATCGCATCATCACCATTGAAGATGCCGCCGAACTGCAATTGCAACAAGAGCATGTTGTGAGGCTGGAAACCCGTCCTGTCAGCGCAGAAGGCACGGGACGTATCGATCAGCGCGATCTGATGCGTAATGCGCTGCGTATGCGCCCTGACCGCATCATTTTGGGTGAGGTGCGCGGTGGCGAGAGCTTTGACATGTTGCAGGCGATGAACACCGGTCACGATGGGTCGCTGTGTACGGTGCACGCCAATACCTCGCGTGATGCGATACAGCGTCTGGAAAACATGGTGATGATGGCCAACATGCAGTTGCCGCTGATGGCGATTCGCCGTCAGATCGCCAGCGCCGTTCACCTGATCGTGCAGATCGAACGTATGCGTGACGGCATGCGCCGTGTCGTGTCGATTACCGAAGTGTGCGGCATGGAAAATGAAGTGATCCAGCTTCAGGATCTGTTCAGCTTCAATATTCAGGGCATGGATGGACAGGGCTTGTTGACGGGGGAATATGTTCAGCACATGCAGCGTCCGCAGTTCTACAGCGATAAAGCGCATTTGTTTGATGCGCAGTGA
- a CDS encoding A24 family peptidase, giving the protein MTDYTHWPQIALLVGCLLWCISTDLLVRKITNQAVLILLLGWLFFSALHVLQSGALDMAALRKMLWALPGAAAVLVVGFLLFLTGRLGAGDVKLMSVLCLWVGQGHQIVFIMVTALAGGVLALSLPLLNTVPTAVALGVQTTNRIFKSRLPMPPALPADLSQGIPYGVAIAFGAIYVLIFPLF; this is encoded by the coding sequence ATGACGGATTACACGCACTGGCCGCAGATAGCACTACTGGTAGGGTGCTTGCTGTGGTGTATCAGCACCGATCTGTTAGTACGAAAAATTACCAATCAGGCGGTGTTGATTTTATTGCTGGGCTGGCTGTTCTTCAGCGCTTTACATGTCCTGCAATCCGGTGCGTTAGATATGGCGGCATTACGGAAAATGCTATGGGCGTTGCCCGGTGCGGCGGCTGTTCTGGTTGTGGGATTTTTACTTTTCCTCACGGGCAGATTAGGTGCCGGGGATGTGAAGTTGATGAGTGTGCTGTGCCTGTGGGTTGGGCAAGGGCACCAGATCGTTTTCATCATGGTAACTGCGCTGGCTGGCGGTGTTTTGGCGCTCAGTCTGCCGCTGCTTAATACCGTACCCACAGCGGTTGCGCTGGGCGTGCAAACCACTAACCGGATATTCAAGAGTCGGTTGCCTATGCCACCCGCGTTGCCCGCCGATCTTTCTCAAGGCATACCTTACGGTGTCGCGATTGCATTTGGCGCGATATATGTCCTGATTTTTCCTTTGTTTTAA
- a CDS encoding sensor histidine kinase, with the protein MLAATLNKIKIKRLGQRWQIKITHWQLLGASQYPGFLCTSNFRQAITIVFLFLLMMLMCIVGFSSLSETLIRTHVREVILGNIYDYSMQSHLTNADSLITQLRQDNRAKGDELPLFLVMDKYGDILYHNHSLKTHPLTPHPASMHPLEMRQHTDCQMDVSCLKAEISSPDDPNLIGLSVMLDDGGVLFTAYNIRPMLERVRTIPLVAGAGLFIVLLFCLFVSRHFSLRSLRSVEKIRTALHRYSSGEQQVRMPLSPYDDDFDSLSADINQNLERIERLMEQVRNTSSHVAHELRTPLTHLQNRLFNLTERTGLDNDIRDELNLAVDEVHKILGLFRTVMRIGEIESGRCVHQFEHIEARQLLEEIAEYYQPLAEARDCQLKIEIKAGIQLFGDRALLFQALANLVENALKYAAQGKYITLSVTLYRGWIALSVADRGPGIPPALHAKALQRFQRLDTWFQSGYGLGLSLVQAITDLHGGKLYLDSSEPGLNVYLCLNRS; encoded by the coding sequence ATGTTGGCAGCCACGCTGAATAAAATAAAAATAAAGAGGCTGGGGCAGCGCTGGCAGATAAAAATAACACACTGGCAATTACTTGGGGCAAGCCAATATCCTGGTTTTTTATGCACCTCTAATTTTCGCCAGGCAATAACCATTGTTTTTCTGTTCTTATTGATGATGCTGATGTGTATTGTTGGCTTCAGTTCATTAAGTGAAACATTGATTAGAACGCATGTTCGCGAAGTTATTCTGGGTAATATTTACGATTACTCAATGCAGTCGCATTTAACAAATGCTGATAGCTTGATTACGCAATTGCGGCAGGATAACCGAGCGAAAGGTGACGAGTTACCGCTGTTTCTGGTGATGGATAAATACGGTGATATTCTGTATCACAATCATTCGTTAAAGACGCATCCATTAACACCCCATCCTGCAAGTATGCATCCTCTGGAAATGCGGCAACATACTGATTGCCAGATGGACGTCAGTTGTCTCAAGGCCGAAATTTCCAGTCCAGACGATCCCAATCTGATTGGTTTGTCCGTCATGTTGGATGACGGAGGCGTATTGTTTACTGCGTACAACATTCGGCCCATGTTGGAACGGGTGAGAACGATTCCGCTGGTTGCGGGGGCTGGGCTATTTATTGTTCTGCTCTTCTGCCTGTTTGTTAGTCGGCATTTCAGCTTACGCAGTTTACGTAGTGTGGAGAAAATCCGCACGGCCTTGCATCGCTACAGCAGCGGTGAGCAGCAGGTGCGTATGCCGCTGTCGCCTTACGACGATGATTTTGACAGCCTGAGCGCGGATATTAACCAGAATCTGGAGCGTATCGAGCGCCTGATGGAGCAGGTACGTAACACATCGAGCCATGTCGCGCACGAACTGCGGACGCCGTTGACGCATTTGCAAAACCGCCTGTTCAACCTGACGGAACGTACAGGGCTAGATAACGACATTCGCGATGAATTGAATTTGGCCGTGGACGAGGTGCATAAAATCCTCGGGCTGTTCCGGACCGTGATGCGCATCGGTGAAATTGAAAGTGGGCGCTGCGTGCATCAATTTGAACATATTGAAGCGCGCCAACTGCTGGAAGAAATTGCTGAATATTATCAACCGCTGGCGGAAGCGCGCGATTGCCAACTGAAGATTGAAATCAAGGCCGGTATCCAACTCTTTGGCGATCGGGCGCTGCTGTTTCAGGCACTGGCGAATCTGGTGGAGAACGCGCTGAAATACGCCGCCCAGGGGAAATATATCACGTTGAGTGTGACGCTTTATCGCGGCTGGATCGCTCTGAGCGTCGCCGATCGGGGGCCGGGTATCCCGCCAGCACTTCATGCTAAAGCATTACAGCGTTTTCAACGGCTGGATACCTGGTTTCAGTCTGGTTATGGTCTGGGACTCTCTTTGGTTCAGGCGATTACCGACCTGCATGGTGGAAAGCTTTATCTGGATTCCTCCGAGCCCGGCTTGAACGTCTACCTTTGCCTTAACCGCAGTTAG
- the cpaB gene encoding Flp pilus assembly protein CpaB: protein MKVNSTYVLSGALVLAGIVALVVRSHLSSAPPPPPPVVVQAPEKTAILVAAKDLHPGDFIDPASLRWDETDKPVSRTFNFVRGKDSQSLLFGATLRETVAEGSALTSNVLVRQNEPGFVAAVLGKGKRAISVPTSAVASNAGLVSPNDRVDVILSIKKDEQPELMREQTRPSWVVSPSTATISVAKPLLASESIVCNLRVLALNNQTDSDIRPRQDVIAEDNLDSTEKSRVPATTSSRQRPISFQTVTLEVTPKQAEILAVAKEVGMLHLAIRSTTPDDTDKTCNRADNTLLSALSRHSSVTSLSQSTDIYNSMSGITVGRQVKTYRAEQKDVVAFPAR, encoded by the coding sequence ATGAAAGTGAACTCTACATACGTACTGTCAGGCGCGCTCGTTCTGGCAGGTATTGTTGCGTTGGTGGTACGCAGCCATCTCTCTTCCGCTCCCCCTCCGCCACCTCCGGTTGTTGTTCAGGCACCGGAAAAAACGGCCATTCTGGTGGCGGCGAAAGATCTGCATCCCGGTGACTTCATTGACCCCGCATCACTACGCTGGGACGAGACGGATAAACCGGTTTCCCGCACGTTCAATTTTGTGCGCGGTAAGGACAGCCAATCATTGCTATTCGGTGCGACGCTGCGTGAAACCGTGGCAGAAGGCTCCGCGCTGACGAGTAACGTGCTGGTGAGGCAGAATGAACCGGGCTTTGTCGCGGCTGTGTTGGGCAAAGGCAAGCGCGCTATTTCGGTGCCGACCAGCGCTGTTGCCAGCAACGCCGGGTTAGTCTCGCCAAACGATCGTGTTGATGTGATCCTCAGTATCAAAAAGGATGAGCAGCCCGAATTGATGCGTGAACAAACACGACCTTCATGGGTAGTGTCTCCTTCGACGGCTACGATATCTGTAGCTAAGCCTTTATTAGCATCAGAGTCTATTGTCTGCAATCTAAGAGTATTGGCCCTGAATAACCAAACCGATTCGGATATTCGTCCACGTCAAGATGTTATTGCGGAAGATAATCTTGATTCTACGGAAAAGAGTCGTGTCCCGGCCACGACATCGTCCCGCCAACGCCCCATCAGTTTCCAAACTGTCACGCTCGAAGTGACGCCGAAACAGGCTGAAATTCTAGCTGTGGCAAAGGAAGTGGGCATGTTGCATTTAGCCATACGTAGCACCACGCCTGATGATACGGATAAAACATGTAACCGAGCAGATAATACGCTGTTGTCCGCGCTATCAAGGCACTCCAGCGTAACGTCGCTATCCCAAAGTACGGATATTTATAACAGTATGTCCGGTATTACTGTTGGGCGCCAAGTCAAGACGTATCGCGCTGAACAAAAAGACGTGGTGGCGTTCCCTGCCCGATAG
- a CDS encoding type II and III secretion system protein family protein yields the protein MTMFSLFLKSDARGTCKRLLVASLFNAVLPAMLMLPATTQAAGVSVAPVTDEVRLTVHQGRLLHLDALPDSVLVADPNIASFELPSPGNLFVYAKNVGTTTLYAMDENGNVINAIRLVSEHDLKALSERMKREFPGADIQLEASIPSGVIVRGSVDTPQDAKRVIDSIQTYINASSNGAQGGGGGGDQLPSSSESSGKVVNQLKIKTPSQINIQVRVVEVSRKLTSELGFNWAASLSTGSGNMSAGSGSRLNLFNATTGRFANPTDSGFLNFGRSRLSGLLTAMNQQGMATVLAEPNLTAMSGETAAFAAGGEVPIVLITNNSVSIDYKSYGVILRMTPTLLSANRISLHIAPEVSELTDVGSVQLEGGSRIPALTVRRADTTVELASGQSFALAGMLRSAGSQTINGVPGLSGIPMFGRLFESESTSHEETELVIIATAYVVEPVNAGDLQTPGQGIKTLDSSMPRSASIGYLY from the coding sequence ATGACGATGTTTTCGCTGTTTTTGAAATCGGACGCTCGGGGAACGTGCAAACGGTTGCTGGTTGCCAGCCTATTTAATGCGGTACTGCCTGCCATGCTGATGTTGCCTGCCACCACGCAGGCTGCCGGGGTATCTGTAGCACCTGTCACCGATGAGGTACGCCTGACGGTGCATCAGGGGCGCTTACTCCACCTTGATGCGTTGCCAGACAGCGTGCTGGTGGCCGATCCGAATATTGCCAGTTTTGAACTGCCTTCGCCGGGTAATCTGTTTGTTTACGCCAAAAATGTCGGGACTACCACGCTCTATGCGATGGATGAAAATGGCAATGTCATCAACGCCATTCGCCTAGTGTCTGAGCATGATTTGAAAGCACTGAGTGAACGCATGAAGCGTGAATTCCCCGGTGCGGATATCCAACTGGAAGCCTCGATCCCCAGCGGCGTGATTGTGCGCGGTAGTGTGGATACACCACAGGATGCCAAGCGCGTCATCGACAGCATTCAGACGTACATCAACGCCTCTTCAAACGGTGCACAAGGTGGCGGCGGGGGCGGTGACCAATTGCCAAGTTCCAGCGAATCCTCCGGCAAAGTGGTCAATCAGCTCAAAATCAAAACGCCTTCGCAAATCAATATTCAGGTACGCGTGGTGGAAGTGTCTCGCAAGTTGACCAGCGAGCTGGGGTTCAACTGGGCGGCATCGCTGAGCACTGGTAGTGGCAATATGAGTGCGGGCAGTGGTTCGCGTCTTAATCTGTTCAACGCCACAACGGGTAGATTTGCTAACCCAACGGATTCTGGTTTTCTGAATTTTGGTCGCTCCAGATTGAGTGGGCTATTAACCGCCATGAACCAGCAGGGTATGGCAACCGTGTTAGCCGAACCCAACCTGACGGCGATGTCAGGGGAAACGGCTGCGTTTGCCGCTGGCGGGGAAGTGCCGATCGTTCTGATCACCAATAACAGTGTCAGCATTGATTACAAATCCTACGGTGTGATCCTGCGTATGACGCCGACGCTGCTGTCTGCCAACCGCATCAGTCTGCACATTGCGCCAGAAGTCAGTGAACTTACCGATGTGGGTTCCGTACAGTTGGAAGGCGGTTCGCGTATTCCGGCATTAACGGTACGCCGTGCGGATACTACGGTAGAACTGGCCAGCGGACAAAGCTTTGCGCTGGCAGGTATGTTGCGCAGTGCCGGTAGTCAAACGATAAACGGCGTGCCGGGGCTAAGTGGTATCCCGATGTTTGGTCGCCTGTTTGAAAGCGAATCCACCAGCCACGAAGAAACGGAACTGGTGATCATTGCGACCGCCTACGTCGTCGAACCGGTTAACGCGGGCGACCTTCAGACGCCGGGACAAGGCATAAAAACGCTGGATTCGTCCATGCCACGTTCTGCATCTATCGGCTATCTCTATTGA
- a CDS encoding Flp family type IVb pilin — protein sequence MKNMKTKLRSFLRDESGVTAIEYGILAAAMAAAIGAIFGGDGIFVKALNEKFTQIADQITGTGTTGGGSSGAAK from the coding sequence ATGAAAAACATGAAAACAAAATTACGTTCTTTCCTGCGTGACGAAAGCGGTGTAACGGCAATCGAATACGGCATTCTTGCGGCGGCAATGGCGGCGGCCATTGGTGCTATTTTCGGCGGTGACGGTATCTTCGTGAAAGCGCTGAATGAAAAATTCACCCAAATCGCCGATCAGATTACCGGCACCGGTACGACGGGCGGTGGTTCATCTGGCGCTGCGAAATAA
- a CDS encoding CpaD family pilus assembly protein gives MKTINKNHPPLRRLHISAAVLTAVFLLSGCGWNKPINSVRMQRFDQPALQPVAVQPSSVSVPLLVAPNGRGFLPESLRQLNIMLKDQGRLSAQTLTLIPHSASGEQMAGRLATVLKNAGADARNVKQMRRSTASGQTGDLEVISEALVVKTTRCTINDPNQLMVKPFDGVGYLGCATQNNLAMMVAEPRDLIQAKALDNADGVAAVNSIERYHKGEVKELIDINFEED, from the coding sequence ATGAAAACAATTAATAAAAATCACCCTCCTCTTCGCCGACTACACATCAGTGCGGCGGTGCTTACTGCAGTCTTTCTGCTATCAGGGTGTGGGTGGAATAAACCGATTAACAGCGTGCGTATGCAGCGCTTTGATCAGCCCGCGCTTCAACCGGTTGCTGTCCAACCTTCATCGGTGTCAGTGCCGCTATTGGTCGCGCCGAACGGACGGGGGTTCCTCCCTGAATCCTTACGACAGCTCAATATCATGTTGAAAGATCAGGGACGTTTGTCCGCGCAGACGCTGACGTTGATCCCGCACAGTGCGAGCGGTGAGCAGATGGCCGGGCGACTGGCGACCGTGCTGAAAAACGCCGGTGCCGATGCACGGAACGTCAAGCAGATGCGCCGTTCTACGGCGAGTGGTCAGACTGGCGATCTGGAAGTGATCTCCGAGGCGCTGGTGGTCAAAACTACCCGCTGCACGATCAACGATCCAAACCAACTGATGGTGAAGCCGTTTGATGGCGTCGGCTATCTGGGCTGCGCCACACAAAACAATCTGGCGATGATGGTCGCTGAACCTCGCGATCTGATCCAGGCGAAAGCGCTGGATAATGCGGATGGCGTGGCGGCGGTCAATAGCATCGAACGCTATCACAAAGGTGAAGTGAAAGAGCTCATCGACATTAACTTTGAAGAAGATTAA
- a CDS encoding response regulator transcription factor has translation MRVLVVDDDSVLCHWLGSKLHSHGHSCRMVHDGAHALKAIKDEVYDVVLLDRMLPIMDGFTVLRELQGSRHPPIMLLSALDRDVDRVMGLELGAEDYLGKPFNFNELRLRLDIMARRGKRHADNPSILTFEDLQLDRMQRVAWRGSKRIDLTDKEIKLLIILMENPGQAITRTMLLERVWGYNFDPQTNLIDVHMSKLRAKIDKGFPRPLIKTLRAMGYALGAVDKGKTDVGSHAE, from the coding sequence ATGCGTGTATTAGTGGTTGATGATGATTCTGTGCTGTGCCATTGGCTGGGGTCTAAATTACATTCCCACGGCCATTCTTGTCGGATGGTTCACGATGGTGCACACGCATTAAAAGCGATCAAAGATGAAGTTTATGATGTCGTTCTACTGGACAGAATGCTACCTATCATGGATGGATTTACGGTATTACGTGAATTACAAGGGTCGCGTCATCCGCCTATTATGCTGCTTTCGGCTCTGGATCGTGATGTTGATCGCGTCATGGGATTAGAACTTGGCGCGGAAGATTATCTCGGTAAACCTTTCAACTTTAATGAGCTGAGATTACGTCTGGATATTATGGCGCGGCGTGGTAAACGTCATGCGGATAATCCTTCGATCCTGACTTTTGAAGATCTGCAACTTGACCGCATGCAGCGTGTGGCATGGCGCGGTAGCAAACGTATCGATCTGACCGATAAAGAGATCAAGTTACTGATTATATTGATGGAAAATCCGGGGCAAGCGATTACGCGCACGATGTTGCTAGAACGAGTATGGGGCTATAATTTTGATCCGCAGACCAATCTGATCGACGTTCATATGTCAAAGCTGCGGGCGAAAATTGATAAAGGATTCCCTCGTCCATTAATTAAAACGCTGAGAGCAATGGGCTATGCATTAGGCGCGGTAGATAAGGGCAAAACCGATGTTGGCAGCCACGCTGAATAA